One Paroedura picta isolate Pp20150507F chromosome 3, Ppicta_v3.0, whole genome shotgun sequence genomic window carries:
- the LOC143832365 gene encoding uncharacterized protein LOC143832365, with product METLGFSQIVAGPTHQAGHTLDLIFGAGVAVDLVANNIVPWSDHHALKARLRIPPPLRLGDGRILVCPRRLMESERFLNALRDPMPSGTSLTALVDDWQSRLTAAIDKIAPRRPLRLRLKQAPWYSQELRERKKEVRRLERVWRKTRDEATKTSHRTLMKAYENAVKAAKRDFYAAEIASASSRPAQLFKVIRSLAALEEGRQTIRELELSCVALSSYFADKVLSLRRDLPATIDTVSELEAPWPSRGLVFDGFRRLSVTEVDKLLGSVRATTCPLDPCPSWLLKSGDQRIGGPLREIVNVSLTSGEFPKGLKEAVVRPLLKKPSLDPRNPASYRPVSHFAFLGKVIERAAADQLLGFFDETSALDPYQSGFRPGHGVETVLVALMDDIRRQLDRGGSAIRMLLDLSAAFDVVDHELLVHCLAGAGIRGTALQWLVSFLQNRTQRVAMGESMSSPCELPCGVPQGAILSPTLFF from the coding sequence atggagacactagggttctcgcagattgttgctggtcccacccatcaggctggtcacaccctcgatttgatctttggtgcaggtgtagcggtagatctggtggcgaataacatcgttccatggtcagaccaccatgccctgaaggctcgactgaggataccaccccctctccgtttgggtgacggacgtattctagtctgcccgcggagactcatggaatctgagagattcctgaatgccctgcgggacccgatgccctccggcacctcgttgacggccttggtggacgactggcagtcccgccttacggccgccattgacaagattgctcctaggcgccctctccgccttcgcctcaaacaggctccatggtattcccaggagcttcgggagaggaagaaggaagtgagacggcttgagcgagtgtggaggaagactcgtgacgaagctacaaagacatctcatcgcacgcttatgaaggcgtatgagaatgcggtgaaagcggcgaaacgagacttctacgccgcagaaatcgcatccgcaagctctcgcccagcacaattatttaaggtaattagatcacttgccgccctggaagaagggcgacaaacgataagggaattggaattgagctgtgtggcattatcgagctattttgcggacaaagtcctgtcgctccgccgtgacctacctgccacgattgatacagttagtgaactggaagctccgtggccgtcaagggggttagtgtttgatggcttcaggcggctctctgtaaccgaagtggacaagttactgggttcagtgagggcgaccacttgccccttggatccctgtccgtcctggttgctcaaatcgggcgaccagcggataggaggccccttgagggagattgtcaatgtctccttaacatctggagagtttcccaaggggctcaaggaagcagtggtacgccccttactgaaaaagccatcattggacccgcggaaccccgccagttaccgcccagtttcgcattttgcgtttctgggtaaggtgatagagcgggccgcagcggaccaactcctaggtttctttgatgaaacttcggccctcgacccatatcagtctggcttccgccctggccacggggtggagactgtgctggtcgccctcatggatgatatccggcgccagctggatcggggcggctccgccattcgcatgcttctagacctgtcggccgcatttgatgtggtcgaccacgagttattggtacactgcctcgccggagctggaataagggggactgcgcttcaatggctggtgtccttcctccagaaccggacgcagagggttgcgatgggggagagtatgtcgagcccttgtgagctcccttgtggggttccgcagggggcgatactctctcccacactttttttttaa